Proteins encoded together in one Armatimonadota bacterium window:
- a CDS encoding NAD+ synthase, producing MRIVLAQINPIVGDIEGNARRVCERIGQAAALGADLVAFPELVLTGYPPEDLVLRADFVAANRQALEEVARAAREVAVVVGFVDAADHLYNAAALCWDGQVAGIYHKHRLPNYGVFDERRYFHPGRACPVFTVAGQPMALTICEDIWAPGGPCQAGAAAGALLLVNINGSPYDRGKWRLREEMVATRARDYEVAIAYVNQVGGQDELVFDGMSFVVDHRGTVLARGPQFQEALVVCDVPLDEVRRARRLPPTPLGEEEPHIPTPHVPVSTAPRYPSRPPVEPAVAAPLAPLEEVYQALLLGTRDYVRKNRFRDVVVGLSGGVDSALVATIATDALGPEHVHVAFMPSPYTSEQSHRLARQVAANLGLRPVELRIDEVFAAFRRTLGEVFAGRPEDVTEENIQARIRGTLLMALSNKFGWLVLTTGNKSELAAGYATLYGDMAGGFAVIKDVPKTLVYALARWRNARGAVIPEEVLTRAPSAELRPHQTDQDTLPPYELLDQILELYVEQDLSPAEIAARGFDPAVVARVVTMVDRNEYKRRQAPPGVRITTKAFGRDRRLPITNWYRPPIPAPAASEGGPPSAP from the coding sequence GTGCGCATCGTCCTGGCCCAGATCAACCCGATCGTGGGCGACATCGAAGGCAACGCACGCCGCGTGTGCGAGCGCATCGGGCAGGCGGCGGCGCTCGGCGCGGACCTGGTGGCCTTCCCCGAGCTCGTCCTCACCGGCTATCCCCCCGAAGACCTGGTGTTGCGTGCCGACTTCGTCGCGGCCAACCGCCAGGCGCTGGAGGAGGTGGCCCGCGCCGCCCGCGAGGTGGCCGTGGTCGTGGGGTTCGTGGACGCCGCCGACCACCTCTACAACGCCGCGGCCCTGTGCTGGGACGGGCAGGTGGCCGGCATCTACCACAAGCACCGGCTGCCCAACTACGGCGTCTTCGACGAGCGGCGCTACTTCCACCCGGGCCGTGCCTGCCCCGTCTTCACCGTGGCCGGCCAGCCCATGGCGCTGACCATCTGCGAGGACATCTGGGCGCCCGGCGGGCCCTGCCAGGCCGGCGCCGCCGCCGGGGCGCTGCTGCTGGTGAACATCAACGGCTCCCCCTACGACCGGGGGAAGTGGCGGCTGCGCGAGGAGATGGTGGCCACCCGGGCGCGCGACTACGAGGTGGCTATCGCCTACGTGAACCAGGTGGGCGGCCAGGACGAGCTGGTCTTCGACGGCATGAGCTTCGTGGTGGACCACCGCGGGACGGTGCTGGCCCGAGGGCCGCAGTTCCAGGAGGCGCTGGTCGTCTGCGACGTGCCGCTGGACGAGGTGCGGCGGGCGCGCCGCCTGCCGCCCACGCCGCTCGGGGAGGAAGAGCCGCACATCCCCACGCCGCACGTGCCGGTCTCGACCGCGCCCCGGTACCCCTCGCGCCCACCAGTGGAACCGGCGGTGGCTGCGCCGCTGGCGCCGCTGGAGGAGGTCTACCAGGCCCTCCTCCTGGGCACGCGCGACTACGTGCGGAAGAACCGCTTCCGCGACGTCGTCGTGGGGCTCTCCGGCGGGGTAGACTCGGCGCTGGTGGCCACCATCGCCACGGACGCCCTGGGCCCCGAGCACGTCCACGTGGCCTTCATGCCCTCGCCGTACACCTCGGAGCAGAGCCACCGGCTGGCCCGGCAGGTGGCGGCCAACCTGGGGCTCCGCCCGGTGGAGCTGCGCATCGACGAGGTCTTCGCCGCCTTCCGCCGGACCCTGGGGGAGGTCTTCGCCGGCCGCCCCGAGGACGTGACGGAGGAGAACATCCAGGCGCGCATCCGCGGCACGCTGCTGATGGCCCTCAGCAACAAGTTCGGCTGGCTGGTCCTCACCACCGGGAACAAGAGCGAGCTGGCCGCCGGCTACGCCACGCTCTACGGCGACATGGCCGGCGGGTTCGCCGTCATCAAGGACGTGCCGAAGACGCTGGTCTACGCCCTGGCCCGCTGGCGCAACGCCCGGGGCGCCGTCATCCCCGAGGAGGTGCTCACCCGCGCCCCGTCGGCGGAGCTGCGCCCCCACCAGACCGACCAGGACACCCTCCCGCCCTACGAGCTGCTCGACCAGATCCTGGAGCTGTACGTGGAGCAGGACCTCTCACCAGCCGAGATCGCCGCGCGCGGCTTCGACCCGGCGGTGGTGGCCCGCGTCGTCACCATGGTCGACCGGAACGAGTACAAGCGCCGCCAGGCGCCGCCGGGGGTGCGCATCACGACGAAGGCCTTCGGGCGCGACCGCCGCCTGCCCATCACCAACTGGTACCGCCCGCCCATCCCCGCCCCGGCCGCCTCGGAGGGAGGTCCACCCTCCGCTCCGTGA